The DNA sequence GGAAGACGACGCTGCTGCGCGCGCTCAACGCACTCGACGTCCCCGACGCCGGAACGGTGTGCATAGGTGACGTCAGTGTCGACTTCGCCAAGCCGGTGCGCAAAGACGAGTTGCGGCGTTACCGGATGCAGAGCGGTTTCGTGTTCCAGTCGCACAACCTGTTCCCGCACAAGACGGTCCTACAGAACGTCACCGAGGGCCCGATCGTGGTGCAGAAGCGGCCGAGGCAGGAGGCCGAGGCTGCGGCTCTGGAGCTGTTGGATCAGGTGGGCCTGGCCGAGAAGCGGGACCAGTACCCGTATCAGCTCTCCGGGGGGCAGCAGCAGCGCGTCGGGATCGCCAGGGCATTGGCGCTGCGGCCGAAGGTCGTGCTGTTCGACGAGCCGACGTCGGCGCTCGATCCCGAACTCGTCGGCGAAGTGCTCTCCGTCATCAAGGATCTGGCGGTGCAGGGGTGGACGCTCGTCGTCGTCACCCACGAGATCCAGTTCGCGCGGCAGGTGTCCAATCAGGTGTTGTTCACCGACCGCGGCGTCATCCTCGAACAGGGCCCGCCCGACGCGGTGCTCGGAGATCCGAAGGAGGAGCGGACGCGTCAGTTCCTGCAGCGGATCCTCAACCCACTGTAGGGGTGAGTTCCTTGACGCCCCATGGGCTTCCGTAGTCGGCGAGCAGGTCAAGGAACGGCACCGCGTCGAACGCCTCCGGACCCAGAACACCGGCACCGCTCCAGGTGCCGTTGGCCAGGAGCTCCAGTGCCACAACGGGATTGATCGCAGTCTGCCAGACGACGCACTGATGCCCGTACTCGGCCATCGACCATTCGTTGTCGACGACGTGATACAGGTACGTCGAGCGCGGTTCGCCGTCCTTCCCGGTCCCCGTCACCCACAGCCCGGCACACGTCTTGCCTTTCATCTTCGGGCCCAACGTGGCTGGGTTGGGCAGACAGGCCGCCACCACGTCGCGCGGCGACACCTCGACTGATCCGACCCTCACCTTGTCGGTGCGGTCGAGGCCGAGCTTGCGCAGCGTCTTGAGCACGTCGATGAATTCGGCACCCAGACCGTATTTGAACGTCGCGCGTCGGCATTTCACCCAGCGCGGCATCAACAGCACCTCTTCGTGCTCGACGTTGACGCACTCCACCGGACCGATGCCGTCGGGGAAGTCGAACACCTCCGGCTCACTGAACGGTTCGGTGACGAACCAGCCGCGGTCGGCCTCCCAGATGACCGGCGGGTTGAGGCACTCCTCGATCGTCGTCCAGATGGAAAACGACGGGGCGAAGTCGTAGCCCTCGACGGTCAGGTTCGATCCGTCGCGGGTGCCGAGTTCGTCGATGTCGGAGAACAGGTGGTCGGCGGCGTAGCGGGCGAACACGTCCGACAGCCCCGGTTCCACGCCGATGCCGACCAGCGCCAGCCGACCCGCATCCCGCCACCGGTCCTCCGCGGCGAACTGCTCGTCGCCGAGTTTCACCCCGGTCAGCTCGTAGGGCTGTTCGGGGTGGCGGTGCGACAGGCTCATCGCCATGTCGAGGTAGTCCGCCCCACCGGCCAGCGCCCCGGTGAAGATCGGCATGACGAACCGCGGGTCGACGGCGTTCATCACGTGGGTGATCGCATGCTGACGCACCAGCGCCGCGACCGCGTCGGCCGACGTCGCGTCGACCTGCGCCGCGACGAACCGGGGGTCGCCGACCGCGTCGGCGGCCTGGCGCGCCCGGGCCTCGTCGTAGTCGCAGACGACGATCTGCTCGAAGAAGTCGCGGCGCGCGGCGATTGCGCAGAAGGCCGCTCCGACGCCGCCGGCACCCACCAACAGGATTCGCATGGCCTAGAACTTAGCCGCCGAGATCGACGAAATGGTGACTTTTTCTCGCACTTTTACACCGATTCGTTCGTTTCGGCGCTAAATGGCGACGGAAAGCGTCTCCATGCCGCGCAGCGTGAGGTTCGGCTTGTAGACCGGCTCGGCGGCCAGCCGCGCCTGCGGGAACCGGGTCGTCACCGCCGAGAGCGCGACCGCCGCCTCCAGCCGGGCCAGTGGCGCCCCGAGGCAGAAGTGCGGCCCCTTGCCGAAGCCGAGGTGACGGATGTGCGCCCGGTCCGGGTCGAACGCGTCGGGCCGCTCGAAGGCGTCGGGGTCCCGGTGCGCGGCCGCCAGCAACAGCAGCATGCTGTCGCCCTTGGGCACCGTCACCCCGTTGACCGTCATGTCCTCGGCGGCGATGCGCGCGACCAGCTGCACCGGCGGGTCGTAGCGCAGCGTCTCCTCCGCCACCACCGACGCCCGCCGCGGATCGGCCGCCAACGCCCGCCACTGATCAGGATCGCGCAGCATCGCCAGGATCGCGTTGGCGATCAGGTTGACCGTCGTCTCGTGCCCGGCCACCAGCAGCAGGTTGCAGGTTGCGACGATCTCGTCCTCGCTGAGCTGATCGCCGGCCTCCTCCGCGGCGATCAGCCCGGAGATCAGGTCCTCGCGCGGTTCGGCACGGCGCCGCGCGATCAGTTCGCGCAGGTACTCGCGCAACCACAACCCCGCCTCCAACCGCCGCTCGAACCCCTCGGCCGCCTGTCCAGTGACGGTGAGGAACGGATCGAGCGACTGCGCCAACAGCGCCGACGCGCGGCTGAACTGCGGCTCGTCCTCCAGCGGCACCCCGAGCAGCCGGCAGATCACCGCCACCGGCAGCGGATACGCCAGATCGGCGACCGCGTCGAACTCACCTTTGGCCGCCACCTCGTCGAGGAGTGTGTCCACCAGCGACACGATGTCCGGTTCGAGCGCCTTGACCACGCGGGGCACGAACGCCGAACTGACCAGCCGGCGCAACCGTGTGTGATCGGGTGGGTCGAGGAACAGGAACCCCGGAGCCCCGAACGGCCTGGCGACCGCGCCCGCGGCGATCTCGCGCTGCGCGACGGTCGACTTCAGCCGGTCGCTGGCCGACGCCGGATGACGCAGCACCTCGTCACATTCGGCGAAGGCCGAGAACACCACCAGATTCGCCGACGGCAACACGACTGGTCCGGCGGCGCGCAAATCCGCGTACAGCGGGTAAGGGTCGGCCCGGTTGGCGGGGTCGAGCAGCCGGCCGAGCAGCGTCTGGGTGTCCGCGGTGGTCATGGCAGTCATTGTGCCGGTGATCGCCGATTCCCCTCGTCAGGCACCGAAATCGACGAAATGGCGGGGTTTACTCGCACTTTTGCGCCCGTTTGTTCGTTTGGGCGCTGCCGGGTCAGCCGTAGTAGCGACCCAACACGTGCTCGCGCAGCTCGTCGAACTCACCCGCCACGATGGACTCCCGGATCCGGTCGACCAGCCGGACGACGAACCGTTCGTTGTGGATCGTGCACAGCGTCGAGGCCAGCATCTCCTTGGCCTTGAACAGGTGGTGGATGTAGGCGCGGGTGTAGTGCGCGCAGGTGTAGCAGTCGCATTCGGCGTCGATCGGTGTGAAGTCGCGTCGATAGCGCGCCCCGGTGATGTTGTACCGCCCGGTCGCCGAGTACACCGCGGCGTTGCGGGCCACCCGCGACGGCGACACACAGTCGAAGGTGTCGGCGCCCGCGGCCACCGCCGCGAACAGGTCGTCGGGTTCGCTGATCCCGAGCAGGTGACGCGGTTTGTCGTCGGGCAGTTCGTCGGTGACCCAGCCGACGATGGTGGCGAGGTTCTGCTTCTCCAGCGCGCCGCCGATGCCGAACCCGTCGAAACCCAGTTCGGCCAGCCCGCGGGCCGCCTGCCGACGCAGGTCCTCGTACTGGGCGCCCTGTACGACGCCGAACAGCGCCTGCGGCGGTTTGTGCGACCGCTCCTCGCGCAGCCGGCGGTCCTCGGCCAGACAGCGCACCGCCCACTTGTGCGTGCGCTGCACCGACTGCTCCTGATAGCCGCGGGTGTTGACCAACGTCGTCAGCTCGTCGAACGCGAAGATGATGTCCGCACCCAGCTGGTGCTGGATGCCGATCGACACCTCGGGTGTGAACCGGTGGCTGCTGCCGTCGAGGTGTGAGCGGAACGTCACACCGTCGTCGTCGACCACCGCCAGCCGCTCCTTGCCCTTGGCGATGACGTCGTCGGCCTGCACCCGGTTGGTGTCCATGGCCAGCACCTTGCGGAACCCCGCCCCGAGCGAAAGGACCTGGAAGCCACCACTGTCGGTGAACGTCGGGCCGGGCCAGTTCATGAACGCGCCGAGCCCGCCTGCGGCGTCGACGATGTCGGGCCCGGGCTGCAGATACAGGTGATAGGCGTTGGCGAGGACCGCTTGTGCGCCAAGCGCTTTCATGGCCTCCGGCAGTACCGCCTTGACGGTGGCCTGGGTGCCGACGGCGATGAAGGCCGGTGTGCGGATGTCGCCGTGTGGGGTGCGGATCACGCCGACGCGGCCCCGACGCCCGGGAAGCTCCGCCTCGACGGTGAAGAACTGCTGATCCACGGCAGACATTCAACAGGAATCGGTTCTGGGCCAATCACCTGCCCGGGCCGGAGGCGCCCGACCATACTGCAGGGCGACGGTCCGGCTACCGAAACGGGCCGCGCGACGAGAAGGAGAACAGAGTGAAGCGTGGTTTCCTGGTGAGCGTGGGCGGCGCGGCGATCGTGATCGCCGGCCTGGCGGGCTGTTCGTCGGACAGCGGATCGTCCGAGTCGACGACGTCCGCCGAATCGACCCCCGCGGAGACGAGTGAGACCGCCACCGCGAGCGCGTCGGCGGAGGCCACCTCGGCGCCCGGCGCCGCGAAGGTCATCATCGACGGGCAGGATCAGGCCATCCAGGGCACCGTCGCCTGCACGTCGATGGGCGGCAACGTCAACATCGCGATCGGCCAGGCGACCACCGGGATCGGCGCCGTGGTCACCGAGGCCGACCCGCCGGCGGTGCAATCGGTCGGTCTCGGCAACGTCAACGGTGTGACGCTGGGCTTCCAGCAGGGCACGGGACAGGGCAACGCCGAGGTGGAGAAGGACGACAAGACCTACACCATCAAGGGCAACGCCACGGGCGTCGACATGGCCAACCCGCTTCAGCCCGTGACCAAACCGTTCGAGATCGAGGTGACCTGCCCGTAGGCACGAATCGGTACGGCGACGGCGGCTACCCCAGGGTGGCCGCCGTCTTCGCATCCGCCGGGCTTTGCCGTGCGATACTCTGCAAACTCGCGCACGTGCGCGCCAGTCCCCAGGAGCACCATCCGTGGCTAAACACCGCAAACTCCGCAACACCCGCATCGGCCCGCTGGCGACGGCAGCGGTGGCCGTCGGGATCTCGGCGCCCCTGGCCGTCGGCCACGCCGTCGATGCCTCGGCCGAGCCTCGCGACCTGGTCATCGGCGTCGGCGGAGCGCTGAACCCGACCAGCGACCGGGTGCGCGACAAGTTCCGCGGTGAGCTGGTCGCAGACCTGGAGGCGGCGGGCTACACCTTCGAGGGAGTGCAGTACTCGGCGTGGCCGCTGCCGATCGATCCGAGCGTCGCCGAGGGCGTGCCGAAGCTGCACACCGCGATCGACGGCGCCGACGGCGGGCGCGTCGTCGTCATCGGCTACTCCGAGGGCGCGCTGGTCGCCGAACAGGTCCGGCGCGATCTGTCTCCGGCCACCGGCGGTCCGGCGCGCGACGACCTCCAGTTCGTGCTGATAGCCTCCCCGTTCGTCCCCAACGGGGGGATCTACGCCCGCTTCCCCGGCTTGCGGCTGCCCGGCTTCACCAGCACCGGCCCCACCCAACCGTCCGAGTACGACACCACGTACTACTCGCGGGAGTACGACCTGGTCGCCGATTTCCCGGCCTACGGCAACCCGCTCTCGTTGGCCAACGCGGTGGTCGGGTTCCTCTACTTCCACGGCGACCACGGCGTCGACCCCGTCGACCTGGAAACCCAGCCGACGTCGGTGCGCGAAGTCGTCAACGGCAAGGGCGGCAAGGACGTCTACATCCTGATCCGCGCCGAACACCTACCGCTGCTGCAACCCCTTCGCGACATCTCCGCACTGACCGGCACCACCGTGTTCACCGAACCGGTCCTCGGCGCCGTCGAGCCGGCGCTGCGGGTGCTGGTGGACATGGGCTACACCGACCGCGACTACCGCACCATCGGTGTGGACGAGGCCGCCGACTACCAGGACGCCGACCGCCCGACCCGGTTCTCCCCGGTGATCCCGGCCGAGCGGGTCAGGCAGACCGCCGAGGCGCTGCCCGCCGCGATCCGGGACGGGCTGGAAAACCTCGTCGACGCGGTGACGCCCAAACCCGCCAAACCCACACCAAAGACGACGAAACCCGAAGAGGACGAGGACGAAGACGAGGCTCTGACGTCGCGCCTCGAGGACGACTCCGAAGCCGACCCCGAAGAATCCGACGCCTCGGACGCCTCGGACGACAGCGCGGACGCGCCCACCGACGACGACAGCACCGACGCGCCCTCCGAGGCATCGGACACCGCGGCGGCCGCCTGACCGCTACGCCCGCGCCGTCGTCCCCACCCGCTGTTCGGCGTACAGGTGCACCAGCCCCGACGCCACCGCGAAGCGCGGCCCGTGGACGCCGTCGATGTCGGCCCGCCCCACCACGACTCGCGCCGAGCGCAGCGATTCGCCGACCGTGCGCAGCAGTTCGTCGTCGAGCGCGCCGCCGCCGGCGAGCACCAGCGCGGTCGGCGGCTCGTCGAACGTCGCCAGACAGCGGGCGATGTTCGCGGCGACGGTCTCCTGTTTGATCGCCAGCCGCAGGCTGCGCCACTCCTCGGCGGCCAGTCGGTGTGAGAACGGCACCAGGCCCGCACTGCCGCGGGTGCACAACCGGCCGATCGCCTCGGCCGGGGCGGGGCTGTCCAGGAACACCCGCCGGCCGTCCTCCTCGTGGGCCACGTGCGGACCCTCGACCCGCAGGGCGGGGGTCCGTTTGATCCGTTCGGCGAGCGCCCGCGGGATGCCGAGCACCCGGGCCACCGCGGTGGTGATCGTCTCGCCGGCGCCGGCAGCGGTGACGGTGCGACCCTGCCCGATGAGATCGACTGTGCCACCGCCGATGTCGCACACCACCGATCCGGGTGGCAGCCCGGGTGTGGTGTGCGCACCGCGTGCGGCGGCCGCCGGTTCGGTGGCCAGCGTGGTGGCGGGACGGCCGGTCAACTCGGAAAGCGTTGCGGCGGCGTCGGTCAGCGCGTCGGCGGCGAGCAGGGCGACGACGGTACCTCGGGCGTCCGCCACACCGCGGCGCAACCACGCGCCGTTGTCGATGGCGGCGAGGTCGGTGAAGAACGCATCGTCGGTCGCGATGCCGTCGGCCGCTGCCGGTATCGCGCTCAACCGAACCGCGACCGCGCTGCCAGGTGGCTCGAGGCGCAGCACACCGTGGGCAGCGGCGGGTGCGTACCGGACGATCTCGCCCCCGACGCGGCAGTCGACGTAATCGTCTTCCACCGCAGGCGGTTCGGGTGGCTCGGTGCGCGCCGTGACGGCGATCGCCGGCGCGTCGGCCAGCTCGCGGGTGAACTCGGCGACATCGCGCAACCGGTCGTGGCCCAGCTGCAGCGCCGCCGACAGCGCGATCGGGTCGGCCATCGCCCGGTACGCGCGCCCCTCGGCGACGACCTCCACGGCGACGAGCGCACCACGCCGCAGACCCTCGAGGTCGACCTCGTCGACGACCGGGACGTCGATCGGGATGCGGTTGTGGATGAGCACCGCGTCGTCTTCGGCGACCAGTACCCCGGCGATCTTCCAGCCACGTTCCACGCCGTCGGCGATCGCCTGCGCGGCCACCTCGAATCGATTGTTGCGCCGACGGATACGATCACCGTATCCGAGTGCACCGGCCCCGTCAGATCGGCCAGCGGCACATGCCTGCCGACACCGTGGCCGGTGCCCGCCGGAGTGCTGGCGTCCGGGCGGCGCAGGCTGCGCACCGGCGCGCGTGGGGACACCGCGGGCGCGAGCGGTGCGGTCGCGGTGTCGACCGGACGGATCGTCGCCAGCACCACCTCGTCGACCTCCACGCCGGCCTCGACCTCCAGCCGGTGCAGCAGAGCGGCGGCGCCCTCGAGCGATTCGACCGAACCCTTGCGTCCACGGGTCGGCGACTGCCCGTACGTCAGTGCCTGAACCCGGCTCTCGACGCCGCCGTCGCCGACGCGCGCGACGACGATCTCGGTGGTGTGGTTGCCGACGTCGCACCCGGCCACGATCCTCACCGCAACAGACCCCGCCTGGCGTAGACGTCGGCGGCCTGACGGACGAGCTCGGCGCACCGCGACGCCCCGCGGGCCTCCAGCGACACCCGCAGTGCCTCGAGTTCGGCGGCCGTCGACCGGTGCGGGCGCAGCGCCTCGTAGAGACCCATCACCGCCTCGTCCTCGATGACCGCCAATTCGGCTGCGCGCAGGAAGTTCTCGGCTAATTGCGGATTGCCGTTCTCCTCCGCCACGACCGCCTGATAGGCGAGCGTGGCGGGATCCATGCGCAGGTCCGACAGCGTCAACTTGCCGTCGACAGCGGCGGCGACGGTGAACTCGTTGTCGGTCATACGCGGTTGGCCTCCACGGTGATCGGCGCCTGCCCGGGTTCGCAGGCCTGGCGTTCCAGCGCCACCAGTGCCACCGCGCGGGCATGGTAGCGGGCGGAGATGGACTCGTCGGTGCCACCGGACAGGATCGGCAGCGGCGCCATCCCCTTGGCGTGGCGGGCGGCGTTGCGGCCGAGCTCGCGGTACATCTTCGCGGTGAGCAGCGGGGCGACGCTGAACAGTTCGAGGTTCGCCAGCGGCGCCAGGTCGCGGCGGTGGATGAGCGCGGTTCCCTTGCCCTGCAATCCGATTCCGATTCCCGATCCGGACAGCCGGGCCGCCGTCAACCCGATGAGCCCGACGTCGATGGTCGAGCGGACCCGCACCAGCCGCGGGACGCAGCCCTCCTCCTCCAGCCCGGCGGACAGTTGCCGCAGCACCTCCCCGACCGTGAGGCCGCACAGCGTGAGCCACACCGAACGGCCCAGCGCCGGTGACAGTCCGATGCAGACCTCCCGCGGATCGCTGCCCTGCCGGGCCGGTTCGACGTCGGTGAAGGTGAGGTGACCGGCGTGGTCGCCCTGGTCGGCGGTGAGCTCGGCGGATGTGCGGGCCTGCCGGATACCGTCGATCTCGGCGCGGCGCTGTTCGGTGAGCAAATATCCGGTGCCGGGCCCGGCGTAGTCGTTGGGATCGGTGATCTTCGACAGCACCCGGAACTGATCGTCGAAGATCGCCGAGGTCTGTAACTGGTCGCCCCGCAGGCGCTCTCGGGTCAGCCGCATGATCGCCTCGGCCTCGTCGGTGTAGCCGGTGCGGTGCAGGGCGGCGACCACGTCGAACACCGTGAGCTGTTTGGCCTCGATGGAGGTGGCCGCCTCGGCGACGGCCTTCGGATCGCCGGCGGGCAGGTCGCGGGAATCGTTGGCGACCACCACCGCGTCGATGCGGTCGTCGCCGAAATCGGCCAGCCCGAGGTCGCGGTAGACGGCCTGCACGGCCGTCGCCGCCCGTCTGCGCACCCGGGCCAGATGCTCTGGCGAGACGGTGCGCAGACCGCCGTCGGCGCCCCAGTCCCGCTGCAGCACCAGGAAGTCGTCCATGTCGTCGGCGTTGAAGTTCGACAGCGCGAACGCGTTGTCGTAGCGCGGAATCGAGCCGAATCCGGAGAAGATGAAGTCGGCGCCGGCCAGCAGCACCGGCAGTGTGTGCGCGCTGCGGCGGATGTCGGATTCGGAGATCAGGTTGTCGTTACCGGCGCACGACTCGAGGTCGCGCATCATCACCATGAGGTTCTCGGCGAGCAGTTCCTTCATCCCCTCGGGCACCGAGGCCACCACACCGACCCCGTCGATGCCGCCGTTCTGCACCCCCTGGGAGCCCAGCGCCCGCGCCAGCGACACACAGCGCGACTCCAGATAGAGGATCGAGCACTTCTCGGCCGCGCCCATCAGCACTTCGGCGCCGCCGCCGCTGGTGACGCGCATCTTCAGTCCGCGCGACGCGTACGCGGCGGTGAGGATCGCCTTCGAGAACGGGGTGTCGTCACCGTCGACGAACACCTGCTCGGTGCCGTAGATCGAGATCGTCTCGGCGTAGCTGGTCAGGCCGCGCAGCCCGAGCCGCAGCTCCATCGCCTCTTCGATCGAGCACTGGGCCATCGCGCCCGGCACCCCGACCTGGCTGCCGATCAGCAGCGCGATCGCGTTCGACGGGGCGTCGCCGAACACCGGCACCGTCGTCTCCACCTCGCGGAAGCCGTACGCGACCGCACTGGCCGCGTCGGCGGCGATCAGCAGCGGATCGTCGAGCTGGTTGGTGACGTGCGCCTGGTTGCTCGGGGTGCGCCTGGCCCGCATCTTGTGCATGGCCATCTGCATCTCGACCGGGGTCATCACCGCCATCACCCGGGCCAGCTTGGCCGGGGTGGTGCCGCCGATCAGCCGCACCACCTCGGCACGCGGCACGTTGACGTCGACCGCCATCCGGGCCAGCGCCGCATCGTCGAGCGCCATCGCCTCCTCGGCCACCGCCAGGTCGATGCCGTAGCGCGCGATGAACTCGTCGATCACGTCGAAATCCGCCGCCGCCTTGCCGTCGAGCTCCACGACCTGCCCGTCGCGGATCACCAGCGACGGCTCCGGATCGTGCGGACTGCGCATGGCGACCAGACCCAACGCCGGGTCGGTGACACTGAATCCGTCGAGATTGACCGGTTTGGCGTCCAGAATCCGCATCCGACCCTGCGCGAGGTCGTTGATTTCCGTCACAGCGCCGATCCTGCCGTGTCGGTGCGCGACACGCGATGCCATTACTGGTCGGCGTTTCTGGCCCTTTTCCGGGGCACTGCCACCATGGGGTGGTGAAACGACTCGTCCTCGCGCTCGTCGCCGCCCTCGTTCTCACCCTCACGGCCTGCTCGTCGCCGAGCCCGGCCGACCCGTTCCGCGCGTTCGCCGACGCCCTCGGCCGGCGCGACGCGAAGGCCGCGGCGCAGCAGACGTCCGACCCCGCGGCCGCCGAACCGGTGATCGCGGCCATGTTCGACGGGCTGGGCGCCGACGCCGCGGTGCGGGTCGAGGCGGCGCCCGTCGACGGCGACGAGGCCACCGAGACGCTCGACTACCAGTGGACGCTGGCCCCCGGCCGGGAGTTCGGCTACCAGGCGACCGGCACCGCCGAGCAGAGCGGTGACCAGTGGCGGCTGGCGTGGTCGCCGGCCCTGCTGCACCCCGACCTGCAGCCGGGCCTGACGTTCCAGTACAGCGAGGACAGCGAGCTGCAGACCCCGGTGCTCGACCGCACCGGGCAGGCGTTGATGACGTGGCAGACGGTCGGGGTGATCACGCTGGACCGGGCGCACCGCGAGTCGGCGGGCGCGCTGGCCGGGCTGCTGGCGCCGATCGAGCCGACCATCACCGCGGAGTCCATCCAGGCCCAGGTCGACAAGGCCACCGACGACAAGGTGGTCACCGTCATCCGGTTGCGGGAAGCGGACCTGGCGCCGCTGGCCGAGCAACTGCGCGCGGTCCCCGGCGTCACGATCTCCGAACAGGGTGACCTGCTCACGGCGGACCGGGCGCTGTCCTCCCCGGCGATGGCCGAACTGCCGAAGGTGTGGCACGACCGCATCACCCGCACCGCGGGCTGGTCGGTGTACCTGGTCGACGGCGACGGCGCGGTCGCCCAGCGGCTGACAGCCACCCCGCCGGCCCCGACCGACCCGGTGCGCACGTCGCTGGACCTGCGGCTGCAGCTGCTCGCCCAGCAGGCCGTCGCCGCCGAACCGCGGCCGACCATGCTCGTCGCGATCTCGCCATCGGACGGTGGCATCCTCGCGGCGGCACAGAACGAGTCGGCCGACGCGCAGGGCGCCATCGCGTTCTCCGGGTTGTATCCGCCGGGGTCGACGTTCAAGACCATCACGACCGCGGCGGCGCTGGAAGCCGGTCTGGTGACGCCCGAGACGCCGGTCGCCTGCCCGGGCCGGCTCACCATCGAGAACCGGACGATCCCCAACGACGACGACTTCGACCTCGGCACCGTGCCGCTGACCACGGCGTTCGCCCGATCCTGCAACACCTCGATGGGGGCGCTGGCCGACCGGCTGCCCGCCGATGCGCTGACCACGACGGCGCGCGCGTTCGG is a window from the Mycolicibacterium litorale genome containing:
- a CDS encoding cytochrome P450; this translates as MTAMTTADTQTLLGRLLDPANRADPYPLYADLRAAGPVVLPSANLVVFSAFAECDEVLRHPASASDRLKSTVAQREIAAGAVARPFGAPGFLFLDPPDHTRLRRLVSSAFVPRVVKALEPDIVSLVDTLLDEVAAKGEFDAVADLAYPLPVAVICRLLGVPLEDEPQFSRASALLAQSLDPFLTVTGQAAEGFERRLEAGLWLREYLRELIARRRAEPREDLISGLIAAEEAGDQLSEDEIVATCNLLLVAGHETTVNLIANAILAMLRDPDQWRALAADPRRASVVAEETLRYDPPVQLVARIAAEDMTVNGVTVPKGDSMLLLLAAAHRDPDAFERPDAFDPDRAHIRHLGFGKGPHFCLGAPLARLEAAVALSAVTTRFPQARLAAEPVYKPNLTLRGMETLSVAI
- a CDS encoding diol dehydratase small subunit; this encodes MTDNEFTVAAAVDGKLTLSDLRMDPATLAYQAVVAEENGNPQLAENFLRAAELAVIEDEAVMGLYEALRPHRSTAAELEALRVSLEARGASRCAELVRQAADVYARRGLLR
- the tgt gene encoding tRNA guanosine(34) transglycosylase Tgt, whose product is MSAVDQQFFTVEAELPGRRGRVGVIRTPHGDIRTPAFIAVGTQATVKAVLPEAMKALGAQAVLANAYHLYLQPGPDIVDAAGGLGAFMNWPGPTFTDSGGFQVLSLGAGFRKVLAMDTNRVQADDVIAKGKERLAVVDDDGVTFRSHLDGSSHRFTPEVSIGIQHQLGADIIFAFDELTTLVNTRGYQEQSVQRTHKWAVRCLAEDRRLREERSHKPPQALFGVVQGAQYEDLRRQAARGLAELGFDGFGIGGALEKQNLATIVGWVTDELPDDKPRHLLGISEPDDLFAAVAAGADTFDCVSPSRVARNAAVYSATGRYNITGARYRRDFTPIDAECDCYTCAHYTRAYIHHLFKAKEMLASTLCTIHNERFVVRLVDRIRESIVAGEFDELREHVLGRYYG
- a CDS encoding PE-PPE domain-containing protein, which encodes MAKHRKLRNTRIGPLATAAVAVGISAPLAVGHAVDASAEPRDLVIGVGGALNPTSDRVRDKFRGELVADLEAAGYTFEGVQYSAWPLPIDPSVAEGVPKLHTAIDGADGGRVVVIGYSEGALVAEQVRRDLSPATGGPARDDLQFVLIASPFVPNGGIYARFPGLRLPGFTSTGPTQPSEYDTTYYSREYDLVADFPAYGNPLSLANAVVGFLYFHGDHGVDPVDLETQPTSVREVVNGKGGKDVYILIRAEHLPLLQPLRDISALTGTTVFTEPVLGAVEPALRVLVDMGYTDRDYRTIGVDEAADYQDADRPTRFSPVIPAERVRQTAEALPAAIRDGLENLVDAVTPKPAKPTPKTTKPEEDEDEDEALTSRLEDDSEADPEESDASDASDDSADAPTDDDSTDAPSEASDTAAAA
- a CDS encoding propanediol/glycerol family dehydratase large subunit — encoded protein: MRILDAKPVNLDGFSVTDPALGLVAMRSPHDPEPSLVIRDGQVVELDGKAAADFDVIDEFIARYGIDLAVAEEAMALDDAALARMAVDVNVPRAEVVRLIGGTTPAKLARVMAVMTPVEMQMAMHKMRARRTPSNQAHVTNQLDDPLLIAADAASAVAYGFREVETTVPVFGDAPSNAIALLIGSQVGVPGAMAQCSIEEAMELRLGLRGLTSYAETISIYGTEQVFVDGDDTPFSKAILTAAYASRGLKMRVTSGGGAEVLMGAAEKCSILYLESRCVSLARALGSQGVQNGGIDGVGVVASVPEGMKELLAENLMVMMRDLESCAGNDNLISESDIRRSAHTLPVLLAGADFIFSGFGSIPRYDNAFALSNFNADDMDDFLVLQRDWGADGGLRTVSPEHLARVRRRAATAVQAVYRDLGLADFGDDRIDAVVVANDSRDLPAGDPKAVAEAATSIEAKQLTVFDVVAALHRTGYTDEAEAIMRLTRERLRGDQLQTSAIFDDQFRVLSKITDPNDYAGPGTGYLLTEQRRAEIDGIRQARTSAELTADQGDHAGHLTFTDVEPARQGSDPREVCIGLSPALGRSVWLTLCGLTVGEVLRQLSAGLEEEGCVPRLVRVRSTIDVGLIGLTAARLSGSGIGIGLQGKGTALIHRRDLAPLANLELFSVAPLLTAKMYRELGRNAARHAKGMAPLPILSGGTDESISARYHARAVALVALERQACEPGQAPITVEANRV
- a CDS encoding lipoprotein LpqH — translated: MKRGFLVSVGGAAIVIAGLAGCSSDSGSSESTTSAESTPAETSETATASASAEATSAPGAAKVIIDGQDQAIQGTVACTSMGGNVNIAIGQATTGIGAVVTEADPPAVQSVGLGNVNGVTLGFQQGTGQGNAEVEKDDKTYTIKGNATGVDMANPLQPVTKPFEIEVTCP
- a CDS encoding saccharopine dehydrogenase family protein; its protein translation is MRILLVGAGGVGAAFCAIAARRDFFEQIVVCDYDEARARQAADAVGDPRFVAAQVDATSADAVAALVRQHAITHVMNAVDPRFVMPIFTGALAGGADYLDMAMSLSHRHPEQPYELTGVKLGDEQFAAEDRWRDAGRLALVGIGVEPGLSDVFARYAADHLFSDIDELGTRDGSNLTVEGYDFAPSFSIWTTIEECLNPPVIWEADRGWFVTEPFSEPEVFDFPDGIGPVECVNVEHEEVLLMPRWVKCRRATFKYGLGAEFIDVLKTLRKLGLDRTDKVRVGSVEVSPRDVVAACLPNPATLGPKMKGKTCAGLWVTGTGKDGEPRSTYLYHVVDNEWSMAEYGHQCVVWQTAINPVVALELLANGTWSGAGVLGPEAFDAVPFLDLLADYGSPWGVKELTPTVG
- a CDS encoding amino acid ABC transporter ATP-binding protein, with the protein product MTEDRVVAEGLYKAFGDNEVLKGVSFRVAAGSVTTIIGPSGSGKTTLLRALNALDVPDAGTVCIGDVSVDFAKPVRKDELRRYRMQSGFVFQSHNLFPHKTVLQNVTEGPIVVQKRPRQEAEAAALELLDQVGLAEKRDQYPYQLSGGQQQRVGIARALALRPKVVLFDEPTSALDPELVGEVLSVIKDLAVQGWTLVVVTHEIQFARQVSNQVLFTDRGVILEQGPPDAVLGDPKEERTRQFLQRILNPL